From the Haladaptatus sp. DJG-WS-42 genome, the window TGTGGTACATCCCGTAGCCGAGTTTGTGGACGTGGCCAGTGTGGAAAATGTCGGGCACCTCGTCGATGACCAGATAGTCCTTCTCTTCGGGTGCAACCCGCGTGTGCCCGCCGTACTGGGGCGCGACGTGGCGCTTTTTGAGCAACTGATACATCGCCTTGTGTGGCTCCTCGTAGCTCGCTTTGTCCGCAGGCAACTCGGCGATGACCTCGTCGAGCGAGACGCCGTGGTACATCAGTACAGACACGCCTTCGAGCGTGACGACGGAGGGATTCGACGCGATTTGGGCGTCGTGGGCGGTCATAATATCTCGGAGTTCGTCAGAAAAGCCCGGCTGGGGTTCTGCGAGGCGCACCGCATCGTGGTTGCCCGGAATCATCACGATTTCTAAGTCGCCGGGCACCTCCTTCAGGTACTCTGAGAACTCCTCGTACTGGTCGTAAATGTCGATGATGGTGAGTTCCTCGTCCTGATTCGGGTAGATGCCAACGCCCTCCACCATATCCCCCGCGATACACAGGTATTCGACGTGTTCTGCCTCCTCGGTGTGGAGCCAGTGGGCAAAATCGCTCCACGCGTCGGCCATGAATTCTTGGCTGCCGACGTGCACGTCGCTGATGAGCGCCGCCTGTACGTGGCGGTCTGCGGTCGAGGGGTTGTGGGTACGCGGGATGTCCGGGAAGTAGAGCGATTCGACGAACAGGATGCCCGCGTCGTCAGAAAGCGTCCCATCTACGGCGATAACCTCATCGAGGAGGATTTCGTCCACGAGGTCTGCGAGCGGCCGGTCTTTCATCACGAGACACGGGAACACGCCGTTCGTGTCCTCTAACTCGATTATCCAGTGACCGTTGGCCGTCGAACGCACGTCGCTGACCATTCCGATGATGCCCGCCTCGCTGTTGCCGGGCATGGAGTTGAGCGCCCGCGTCGTCCGGTGGTTCACCCGCGAGCGGAGTTTTGCGGACAGGCGCTCGTACCGGTCTCGGAACACGGCGACGAAATCCTCGTAGCGGCCCGTTCCGGTGCTCTCGCCGGTCATATCGTTCGCAATCTGGAGCGAGCGAAGCGAGTGGTCAACCGTCCGCTCGAACTCCGCGGGCGCGGTTTCGACTGGAGTTGAATCCGGGATATTATCGGTCGCTGTCTGCATATCTGCAGTGGAAGGAGGGGGGTCTTGTTGGTCGAGAACGCTCCGGACGTGGGCGGCGGTGAGTTTGAGCGCATCCGCGGGCAGGGTGTCGAGCGCGAGAGAGAGGGTGCGCGCCGGGTCGGAGGAACTCGCGATGAGGGTGACTGCTTCGCGTTCAGCGTTGTATCCTCGACTGACGAGTTCGCTGACAACGCGAGCGTCACTCTCTAAAGGCACACCTGTCTGTCTTCGGGGAGTGGCAAAAGTATAGCGAACCAAAGCCAAACGTTGAAACGAGCACCCTGCGAAGGGCCGCCAATGAGTGTCCCGGGTGACCGACCCGACGAAGAGCCGTCCGGATTCGTTGGATGGCTCCAATGGCTTGCGACCACCGACCACGAGGGGGTCGCCTACGCCCGCGAACTACTCGTAAGCGTGGGAGCCGTCGTCCTTGTCGGGCTCATCTTATTCAGCGTGAGCGGCATCTGGCCGCCGATGGTCGCCGTCGAAAGCGGTAGCATGGAGCCGAACATGATGACGGGTGACCTCGTGTTCGTCATGGAAGAACACCGATTCGCCGCTGGTGAAGCCTACGAAGACACGGGGGTCGTGACCAACGCTATCGGTGCGAATTCGGAGTACGTCAAATTCAACAACTACGGCGACGTCATCGTGTTCCAACCGAACGGAGACGCTGGGACGACCCCGATTATCCACCGGGCGATGTTCCACGTAAACGAGAGCGAAAACTGGTACGACAAGGCGAATCCTGACTACATCCAGGGCGCACAAAACTGCGAACAGCTCGCCCACTGCCCCGCTCCAAACGATGGCTTCGTCACCAAAGGTGACGCAAACAGCATCTACGACCAAGCCGGCAACCAGAACCCCGTCCACCCGTCGTGGGTGATTGGCACCGCGGAGTTCCGCATCCCGATTCTCGGCAACATCCGGCTATGGGTCTCTGAGACCTTCTCGCTGTTCAGTGGGATGGTCATCTTTGGACGGCCACGGCTGTTCGCCTAACGGTCGCAGAAGTCAGTTTTTCACCACTCAGTTGTCGAAGCGCGCTTGGACGAACGGCTGGACGTCACCAATCTCGCTGAGGCGTGAATCTGAAAGGAGGACGGCTTCTGTCTCATCGATTGGCACGGAGAGGCTGATCTCTTTCGTGCGCCCGTAGCGACCCTTGCTCACGACGACTGCGTTTACGATGCCGAGCATGTCGAGTTCGCTGATAAGGTCGGTGACCCGACGCTGCGTGAGGATGTCGGCGTCGATTTCGCCACACAGGCGCTTGTAGATGTTGTACACCTCGCCCGTGTTGATGTTGTGGACACCGTTTTTCTCCAGCATGATGGTCGAAAAGAGCACGAGTTTCGACTGCGTTGGAAGCGTCCTGACGACCTCGACCACCCGGTCGAGTTCGATTTTGTCCTGTGCTTTGCGTACGTGTTTTTCTTCGACGCAGTCTATCTGGTCGCGTTCTGCGAGTTCGCCCGCCGTCCGAAGCAAGTCGAGCGCGCGCCGAGCGTCACCGTGTTCTTGGGCGGCGAACGCCGCACACAGCGGGATCACGTCGTCCGTGAGCGAATCAGGTTTGAACGACACGTCGGCGCGGTGTTGGAGGATGTCGCGCAGTTGGTTCGCGTCGTACGGCGGGAAGACGATTTCCTCTTCGCCAAGCGATGATTTGACGCGCGGATCGAGGAAGTCGGTGAATTTGAGGTCGTTCGAGATGCCGATGATCGAGATGCGGGAGTTGTCGAGTTCCGAGTTCATCCGCGAGAGGTTGTAGAGGGTGTCGTCACCAGATTTTTCGACGAGTTTGTCGATTTCGTCGAGCATGATGACGACGACGCGCTCGTTGTAATCGACGGCTTCGAAAAAGGTCGTGTAGACGCGGTCGGTTGGCCACCCGGTCATCGGGACAGGTTCGAACGACGCAAGGTCGTCTTCGAGCACGGACAGGCGCTCGTCAAGCGCGTCGAGTGAGGCGAACTGGGTCTCTTCGAGTGCAGTTGAGTCATCGGCCGCGCGCTCGCGAAGCGAGCCAAGGCGGTCGAGTTTGTCCTCGATGACCTGCTCGTTTTTCTCGATAAACTTGTTCGCGAGCTGTGCGAGGACGCGATACTGGGTGTCGGTGACTTCGCAGTTGATGTACTCGACCTCACACGGCACTTCGTACTTCTGTGAGGTGGTTTCGAGTTCTTTGGAGACGAACTTCGCACTCGCCGTCTTGCCGGTCCCGGTCTTGCCGTAGATGAGGATGTTAGAAGGCGTCTCGCCGCGGAGCGCAGCGACAAGAATCGTCGCCATGTTGTTGATCTGCTCTACGCGATGGGGGAGTTTGTGTGGCGTATACGAGGGGCGGAGCACTTCCTTGTTCTCGAAGATGGGCTCACCGCTCAGGAGGTCGTCAAACAGCCCTTGCGAAGCTTCCTCTGGGTCTTCGAGACCGTGGTCGTCTAAGACGACGTCGTCTAAGTCCACGTCGAACGCTCGACTGGTGTCTGTGTCGTCAGTACCGCCATCCGTGTGTGTGTCGTCAGGTGCCATCGATTAAATCCCCTATCTTTCGGGTGGAACTGATACGACGGCCCGGGAGAGAAGCCCGCAACCGCCCTAGAGACGCCTTTTCGGCGAGTAGATTCGTGTTCGCACGTCCACTTGATGCAGACGAACCAGAGGTAGAATGTCTATTAAAGGTTGTGTTTTGTGGAGGGGTTTGCAACGCGGAACCAACGCAAATCGAGAGACTGCGACCCACTCTGGAGGAATTTCGCAGTGCGGTGGTCGCCGCACCAGAAAGGGTGGTGTTTCGACTCGAACGAACTGCGTATGGGTTGTGAGCTGTCTACCGCTGGCTCACGACACGAGAGGATGAAATAGACGGATAGATGCAAACAGAATCGACGGTTGAAAATCTTTGACGACACCCTTGCTCGAGAGTTGGAGTTGAAACAAAGGTGGTGGCCGGAATAGGGTGATTTCCACCGGCCGATGATGGATCGAGACTCGCGTTACCCAGTCGGTTGCGAAGTGGCATCGCGACCGCGCACCCGAAAAATGTCTCCGAGAACGCCATGGTTCGACCGGAAACGGAGGGGGTGTGACTGAAATATCTCTAGTGATACTAGGTTGCACTAGAACAAAAGGGGTTGAGTACCGCAGTGCTAGAAGAGAATCTAGGATAAACCACCATGTGTGGGTTGTTGGCACGCAAGGTTCGGGCGACGGCTAGCGGTTCTTCTGTGAGGAGTTCTGCGAAGCTGGTTCTTCGAGTGTATGATGTGTGTACCGGGAGAGGGTGCCCCCCACCCCTTTGTTTCCGGTGGAACGAGAAATTGGAGGGGAGGGGGGCGCAAAGGAGTCTCTGTAAAGAGGTATCTTTATACCATAGATAGTTCAACCACAACCGTAGTAGAGAACGAAACGCTGTTTGTTGTGTTGTTGCTAGTGGAATTAACTTGAGCTCGCCAATCCACCCTCCCTCTCTCACGGCTCTCCACTGGAAACAAAGGGGTGGGGGGCTAGAACCTCGTCGGACTCTCGTTCTCCGTTCGTCTAATGTCCAGAAATCACACTGGAGACACCCTCTATTCCAAGAACCCAATCTCACTATTCTGCACCCCTCCATTAACAATCGCTAGAAATCCTAATTCTAACCCCGTCTAGTTCAGGTGGAACGGGAGATTCTCCGAACGCACGATTGCGAGGGTCGCTCAACCCAACCACCAGCTTGCACAAATACTGGCGGTTCCTCTCGCCCTGCTCATCCACGACAAACAGTTCAAAAACCAATCAAAACAGACTGTGGACACATCCTTCGCAGAACCCCCTTGTTTCGGGTGGAGACCCGACCGAGAGGCAATTTCTCCCGGTAGCGTGGCCAATGCGTCGATCTCGTTCGCGACACCGAAACATCCTTGTGACCACCGTCCGTCGATTGTCTATAAATCCAGACACATGTCTGACGCACGCTTAAGTGAGTTCAGAGTGCTTCTATGTTCAGAAGCACCCTTGACTACGATATATTCCGAGGGAGCGGGAGAATAGGATGGGTATATTCGCTGAATTACGAGATAGCATCTCACGAGTTACAGATAAGTTGTTCTCCGGCTCTGAGCCGAAACGAATTGGCATCTATGGGCCGCCAAACGCGGGCAAGACGACGCTCGCAAATCGCATCGCTCGCGATTGGACTGGCGACGCCATCGGGCCGGAGAGTCACATTCCACACGAAACGCGCCGCGCACGCAGGAAAGAAAACGTCGAGATAAAGCGCAACGGGAAATCCGTGACCATCGATATCGTGGACACGCCGGGTGTCACGACGAAGGTCGATTACAAGGAGTTCTTAGAGCACGACATGGAGAAAGACGACGCGGTTCGTCGCTCCCGCGAGGCCACCGAAGGCGTCGCAGAGGCCATGCACTGGCTCCGCGAGGACGTCGATGGCGTCATCTACGTTCTCGACAGTTCGACGGACCCGTTCACGCAGGTGAACACGATGCTGATCGGTATCATCGAGAGTCAGAAGCTCCCCGTGCTCATCCTCGCGAACAAGACGGACTTAGACGAATCGAACGTCCAGCGCATTCGCAATGCGTTCCCCCAACACGAGACGATTCCATTATCGGCACTCGAAGGGGCGAACATGGACGAAGTGTACGACAAGATTTCGGCCTACTTCGGGTGATATCGTATGGCAGAAGCAACTAACAAAGACGGCGTGCAAATCGACCTGTTCAGCGGCGAGCGCATGGACAGGCTCACGAGCATGGAGAAAATTCGGACCATCTTAGATGGCGTTCATGCGGGAAACATTGTGATTCTCGAAGAGGGACTCTCGCCCGCAGAGGAGTCGAAACTCATTGAGGTGACGATGACTGAGATCAGTCCCGATGAGTTCAACGGCATCGAAATCGAGACGTATCCGAAACAGGACGCCTCCGACGGCAGCCTGTTAGACCGGCTCATGGGGCGGCGTTCGACGGCAAAGCTCACGGTCATCGGCCCAGCGAACCGCATCGAAACGCTGCACAAAGACGAGAGTCTCATCAGCGCCCTCGTCACTCGGCAATAATGCCACACCAGTGTACGGCCTGTGGCCACGAGTTCAGTGACGGCTCGAAAGAGATGCTCTCTGGGTGTCCAGACTGTGGCGGCAACAAGTTCCAGTTCTACCCAGCAGGCGCTGCGCCCGACCCGGAAGAGAAACCACCGGAACGCGAATCCTCGGTGACCGAATCGGTCGGCAAGGCCACCACGAAAGTCCGCGACTGGGTGCGTGGAGACGAGCGACCCGCTGGCCCCGCCACGGCTTCGAGTGCAGACGAAGATGACAACATCATCGAAGCACCTGCTGAGTCAAATCCCGACCGCGAAGACCGCGCGCAGGCAAGCGCTCGCGGCGAGATGGTGACACCCGACGAACTTCCGAAGAAACCAGAGCAACCGCCCGCAGAGGGCCGCGTCGTTGGCAGTCCCAAAGAAGAACAGCCGTCGATGGAACAGCTCCGCGAGGAGCTAAACGACCAGTTCGAGAGCATCAAGATTCTCGAACCCGGGCAGTACGAACTCAACTTGATGGAACTCTACGACCGCGACGAGTACATCATTGCCCTCCAAGAAAACGGTCGGTACATCATCGAAGTGCCAGAGACCTGGATTGGCGGGCGCGACGAAGACGAGACGTAAACTCACCCATCCGCTTCCACCCGAAACACTCCCCTTTCTTCCTCCTTTTTCTCCACCTTCGCGCGGGACAGCCTCGCGTCTTGCGTGTCCGTCGCAGAATCGGCGTCAGTCGTCGCCGCGAACTGAAGGTTTTAACCGCTCGCACGGAAACAGACGCGGTATGAGTCAGGCAACCAAGATTGTGGTCACGACCGTTGGCGTTTCAGCACTTCTTGCACTCGGTCTTATCGCGAGTCTCGCGCTTGCGTAATGTTCGACGAGCGAGACCTTTCCCGGGCGCTCGCGGCCGTTCGTGACGAGTACGCCCCCGGAGCGATAGTGCTCGACTGTGAGCAAGACTTCGAGACGCTGGCCCCCGACCAGGCAGAAAGTCTCGGACTGCTCGTCGATTCGCTGTCTCCGACGAGCTATCCGAGCGACTGGCTTCCCGACGACGCTCCGCACTTGCTCTCCCAGTACGCGAGTACCACGTTCACCATCGGGATGCCGGGCGACGGCAGCGTCGTCTGGACGCGCCAGACCGAGCCACCGCTCGTGTTCGTCAAAGCGCGCACACAGGGCTCGCCCGAGGCGTTCATCGACTTCCTCATCGCCGAAGCGTTCGTCGAGCTCAGTACAGGAGAGCCAGAACATTTCCTCCCGTTTTTCGGAGCGTCCTACCGCGACCTCGACGAAGCGCTTGACCTCGGCCCCGTTGACACCTACCAGATTGCGGCGGCGTTGTACGACGCCTATCTCGGGCTCCAGACGCGCGAGGTGTTCGCCTCGTGGGAGGACACCCAACCCGAATTGTTCGACGCGTGGAAAGACGCGGGCGAGCGAATGGAACCGCGGCTTTCAGGGCTTTCTCGCGACGTGGCTCTCGGAAAAACCGATTTCGCGGCGGCGACCGAATACGCCTGTAGCGCGGTGAAACACGAACTCTCACTCCCAGCGCCATTTGGCGCGCTCGATACGCAGGCGTACCGAGAACACGGTGCGCCGTACGCCGTGAAGTGGGCTGAAAAAACGCTTGCGCGACTGCGCGAGGACTAAGTTAGAACTCGCCTGCGACGTTGCCGTCTTCGTCGAGCGTGATGATGCCGTCGAACAGGTCGCGGTAGGCAGTGACCACGTCTTCGTCGTGGACTTCCTCTGCGAGGTGGAACAGGCCAACGGCGTCGTGTTGTTCGAGTAGAGAGAGCAGTTCTTTGACGGCTTCACGGGCGCGTTCTTCGTCTGCGTAGTAGGCCATCTCAGTGACCGAATCGACGCTCACGCGGAGTTTGTTGCCGTCGTGGCGCTCTAAGAATTTGCGGGTTTCGCGGACGATACCGTCCAAATCGTCAGGCGAGGAGACGTAGTGAATGCCCTTCCCGCTGCGTCGGGAGTAGCCGCGTTCGATGGAAAGCGCGTCTAGAATCTCTGTTTTCCCGCGGTCGACGCCGTAGTATTCGAGTTTCTGCTCAACCTCGCGTGCGGTGGTGCGCGTGGAGATGACGAGGATGTAGTCGGTGTCGGTGTTGAGAAAGTCGGTGTCGATGCGGTCTGTTTCACCCGTGCTCGGGTGTAAAAGTAAGAGGCCTGTGCCGCCCGGGATGGAGTCTGGTGTGTTCTCGACTGCGAGGGCGTAATCCATATCGCCAAAAAGCAACCGGCGATACCTTAAGCCTGCGGGTGTGGCCGACCTGTCGTCTAGAACACACTGTCTGCGGTGGCCGCGCCGACGACGCTGAAGATTGCGCCGACAGAGACGGCTTTTGCCGTCACTTCGTAGCGAGCGTTCACCGACAAGTCAGAGAGGAACGTCTGTGGGGCGGCGAACGCCATCGCGAGGATGATGACCGAGCCAAAGGCGACGAGCATGAGCGAGAGAAAGCGCAGCGGGATACCCGCCACGTCG encodes:
- a CDS encoding Zn-ribbon containing protein encodes the protein MPHQCTACGHEFSDGSKEMLSGCPDCGGNKFQFYPAGAAPDPEEKPPERESSVTESVGKATTKVRDWVRGDERPAGPATASSADEDDNIIEAPAESNPDREDRAQASARGEMVTPDELPKKPEQPPAEGRVVGSPKEEQPSMEQLREELNDQFESIKILEPGQYELNLMELYDRDEYIIALQENGRYIIEVPETWIGGRDEDET
- a CDS encoding GTP-binding protein produces the protein MGIFAELRDSISRVTDKLFSGSEPKRIGIYGPPNAGKTTLANRIARDWTGDAIGPESHIPHETRRARRKENVEIKRNGKSVTIDIVDTPGVTTKVDYKEFLEHDMEKDDAVRRSREATEGVAEAMHWLREDVDGVIYVLDSSTDPFTQVNTMLIGIIESQKLPVLILANKTDLDESNVQRIRNAFPQHETIPLSALEGANMDEVYDKISAYFG
- a CDS encoding ATPase domain-containing protein, which encodes MDYALAVENTPDSIPGGTGLLLLHPSTGETDRIDTDFLNTDTDYILVISTRTTAREVEQKLEYYGVDRGKTEILDALSIERGYSRRSGKGIHYVSSPDDLDGIVRETRKFLERHDGNKLRVSVDSVTEMAYYADEERAREAVKELLSLLEQHDAVGLFHLAEEVHDEDVVTAYRDLFDGIITLDEDGNVAGEF
- a CDS encoding DUF2073 domain-containing protein, whose protein sequence is MAEATNKDGVQIDLFSGERMDRLTSMEKIRTILDGVHAGNIVILEEGLSPAEESKLIEVTMTEISPDEFNGIEIETYPKQDASDGSLLDRLMGRRSTAKLTVIGPANRIETLHKDESLISALVTRQ
- a CDS encoding DNA-directed DNA polymerase II small subunit; the protein is MPLESDARVVSELVSRGYNAEREAVTLIASSSDPARTLSLALDTLPADALKLTAAHVRSVLDQQDPPPSTADMQTATDNIPDSTPVETAPAEFERTVDHSLRSLQIANDMTGESTGTGRYEDFVAVFRDRYERLSAKLRSRVNHRTTRALNSMPGNSEAGIIGMVSDVRSTANGHWIIELEDTNGVFPCLVMKDRPLADLVDEILLDEVIAVDGTLSDDAGILFVESLYFPDIPRTHNPSTADRHVQAALISDVHVGSQEFMADAWSDFAHWLHTEEAEHVEYLCIAGDMVEGVGIYPNQDEELTIIDIYDQYEEFSEYLKEVPGDLEIVMIPGNHDAVRLAEPQPGFSDELRDIMTAHDAQIASNPSVVTLEGVSVLMYHGVSLDEVIAELPADKASYEEPHKAMYQLLKKRHVAPQYGGHTRVAPEEKDYLVIDEVPDIFHTGHVHKLGYGMYHNVLAINSGCWQAQTDFQKSVNINPDSGFAPIVDLDTLEMTIRSFK
- a CDS encoding ORC1-type DNA replication protein, which produces MAPDDTHTDGGTDDTDTSRAFDVDLDDVVLDDHGLEDPEEASQGLFDDLLSGEPIFENKEVLRPSYTPHKLPHRVEQINNMATILVAALRGETPSNILIYGKTGTGKTASAKFVSKELETTSQKYEVPCEVEYINCEVTDTQYRVLAQLANKFIEKNEQVIEDKLDRLGSLRERAADDSTALEETQFASLDALDERLSVLEDDLASFEPVPMTGWPTDRVYTTFFEAVDYNERVVVIMLDEIDKLVEKSGDDTLYNLSRMNSELDNSRISIIGISNDLKFTDFLDPRVKSSLGEEEIVFPPYDANQLRDILQHRADVSFKPDSLTDDVIPLCAAFAAQEHGDARRALDLLRTAGELAERDQIDCVEEKHVRKAQDKIELDRVVEVVRTLPTQSKLVLFSTIMLEKNGVHNINTGEVYNIYKRLCGEIDADILTQRRVTDLISELDMLGIVNAVVVSKGRYGRTKEISLSVPIDETEAVLLSDSRLSEIGDVQPFVQARFDN
- a CDS encoding S26 family signal peptidase; this translates as MSVPGDRPDEEPSGFVGWLQWLATTDHEGVAYARELLVSVGAVVLVGLILFSVSGIWPPMVAVESGSMEPNMMTGDLVFVMEEHRFAAGEAYEDTGVVTNAIGANSEYVKFNNYGDVIVFQPNGDAGTTPIIHRAMFHVNESENWYDKANPDYIQGAQNCEQLAHCPAPNDGFVTKGDANSIYDQAGNQNPVHPSWVIGTAEFRIPILGNIRLWVSETFSLFSGMVIFGRPRLFA